A genomic segment from Diospyros lotus cultivar Yz01 chromosome 5, ASM1463336v1, whole genome shotgun sequence encodes:
- the LOC127801552 gene encoding protein LIM1: MKVLGGGKTVAVVLVLTAVMAGGLVEKGEAQSCGSTFFSALVQLIPCRAAVAPFSLIPPSDACCTAIKTLGQPCLCVLVNGPPISGVDRSMAMQLPMKCTANFQPCILPIRLTPLSL, translated from the exons ATGAAGGTTTTGGGCGGGGGAAAGACCGTGGCAGTAGTGTTGGTGTTGACGGCGGTAATGGCGGGGGGATTAGTAGAGAAAGGGGAGGCGCAGAGCTGCGGGAGCACGTTCTTCTCGGCGCTGGTGCAGCTGATACCATGCCGGGCGGCGGTGGCGCCGTTCAGCCTAATTCCGCCGAGCGATGCTTGCTGCACCGCCATCAAAACCCTGGGCCAGCCTTGCCTCTGCGTCCTCGTCAACGGCCCTCCCATCTCCGGCGTCGACCGCAGCATGGCCATGCAGCTGCCCATGAAGTGCACCGCCAACTTCCAACCCTGTATACTACCAATTAGATTAACacctctctctct GTGA